The Aneurinibacillus migulanus genome contains the following window.
CTTGCCCGGTTTTTCCAGGTTATCCACAAGCTTGGCGCCTACGGGATCAGATACGGCTGTAAATAGAATCGGCGTATCCTTCACATTTTGCAGTAATGCCTGCGCATTCGGTGTGGCAATAGCTAGAATTAAATCTTGTTTGGACGCTGCGAATTTCTGTGCGATTGTATTCGTATTTGACTGATCAGCCTGTGCATTCTGATAATCAATCTCGAGATTTTTTCCTTCTTCTAGCCCATTTTCTTTCAAAGCTTTAATGAACCCTTCTCGTGCCGCATCTAAAGCCTTATGTTCCACAAACTGCGAAATGCCTACTTTAAACTTCTTCTCACCTTCCGCACCTGCTTCTGTCTTCTTTTCCCCTTCTCCAGCCTGTTGGCTAGCAGTCTGCCCGCCACAGGCAGCAAGCAGCACCATCATCGCTGCAAGAAGAATTCCAAACCAACGCTTCTTTTTCACCACGAATATTCCCCCCTGCTCGGACTTTTGTTTTATTTAACACTCTCATGCACCAAGTAGATTCATTATAGCATGTTCTCTTTTACTTTAAAGCAAAAAATTAACCGAAATATTCGATTTTTTAAAAATAAAAATAGTGAATATGTTGAATTTTCTGCTTTAACGCGTTTGTTGAGGAAAGGAAAAAAAAGAGCCTTTATTTGATTGATAAACCAAATAAGGCCTTTTTTGACTAATTGCTCATTCCTCTAATCATTACAAATACAAATAAATCAAGCGAGATAAGAAAGCCAGCAAAAAAACCAAACATCCCGAACATAAATCGGTTCTTCTTCGCTTTCTCAAATTGCAGCGCTGCGAGACTTCCGACGAAAGGAATAATAATTTCCAATATGATAAACTGTCTTCTCATTTCTTCATTGTCTCCATGGAGCGCTTCTGATGAAATTAAATAATTATATACCGAAAGACCTATGATCACTAACAGAAAAGGACTCATACGTATGAACGTTTTCATTTCCTCACGCCTCCTCTTACCGTTTCTAATGTTACTTCGTTCCTGGCAGACGGTAAAGATAACAGACGTAATGTTCACGAATCTTTGACATCTTATATAGAAACTAAAGATGACGAAGAATTAGGAGAGAATAGAGAAAAGGCCGTCTAAAAACGATCACTTTTATGACCTTTTAAGACAGCCTTCAGCTCCGAAGACAAGCATGCTATCAGATTTTAGAACATTCTAATCAGCCTTCACTAGGAAGCATCAAGATCGCCCCTCTCAAGCTGTATATCATTCCAATCCTTTTTGTGAATTTTGTGTTTAAGCTTAATCTCGTAATACAATGATAGAATGGCTAACCAGCCGATCCCTCCAAATACGGAAACTCTCGTTAAAGGGGAGGTTGCAATTGCTACAAAAGCTATGAGTAGCATTACTAAACCAATAATAGGTAAAGCGGGCCAAAGCGGCATTGCAAATTGAAGTGTTTTCTTCTCTTTATTGGCCCGATGTCTGGAAACCAGCTGACTTACCAAGATTGCACCCCATGTCCACAATGAAGCGAAGGCAGAGGCGCTCGTTATCCAAATATACACATTTTCAGGTGCCAAATACGTAATAACAACTCCAATAGAAATCATAGCTGCCGTCAACCAAACTGCCATATGAGGCACCTGATTTCGATTTAACCTAGTAAATTGAGGGGAATATAACCCCTTACATGCCATACCATAAAGCATTCGGCTGCCACCATATACACCGGTGTTGCAAGAAGAAAGGGCAGATAGAATGATAACCAAATTGACAAGCCCGGCAGCCACTGGAATGCCAATTTTCGCGAACATGAGAACGTAAGGGCTTACATTGCTCTCAACGATATACGTCCATGAAAATGCACTCAGTGCAATCAGGATCGATCCGATATAGAAAAAACAAATCCGTAAGGTCACAGATCGGAAAGCTTTGCGCATTGACGTTCCAGGGTCATGGGATTCTCCTGCCTCAACAGCCAGTGTCTCGATACCGCTATAGACTTGCACAATAAGTGAAATGGTCGCCAAAACCCCTAACCAACCGTAAGGAAGGAATCCGCCATTTGCCCAAAGATTAGTCAAGCCAACAGCTTGTCCATCATTAAAAGCTCCGGTAAGAATAATTAATCCACCAAAGACCATAAACACAGCGATAGCAAAAATCTTCAAAACAGCAAACCAATATTCTACTTCACCGAAAATCCGTACGGCGAGCATGTTGGAAAGGGTAAATAGAGCCAGACCAATCACCCCCGGTATCCAAGTCGGAAAAGAGGGGAACCAATATTGCACTAAATTTCCGATCGCAGCAAGCTCGGACATGACAGTCGCTACCCAGTAAAACCACCACATTCCGCCAGTTAAAAATCCCATCCGAGTACCAAGAAACTCCCCGGCATAATGGCTAAAGGAGCCGGCAACAGGATTTTCTACCGTCATTTCACCGAGTGCCCTCATAACGATAGCTGCAAGTATACCGCATAAGACAAAAGTGATTAACACTCCCGGACCTGCCAACTTTACGGCCGTGGCAGAGCCGTAGAATAAACCTACCCCAATTACTCCTCCAATAGCCAGCATTTGAATTTGACGATTTGTTAAGCTGCGGTTAAGTCCATCTGATCCAGTTTCTTGAGTTTGTGATTCTGTTTCAATCATTGACACAGATAGTCTCCTCCTTTGTCAAAGTACAAATTTGAATCCCGATAGGTCAGATGTCTATTTGGCAGAAATAATATATAGAATATTCAGTAAATTCCAACGTGTCCATCTGCTTACTTTATCATGAGAGCATCCACCTTGTTTACGCGTCCTTCATTCTACTTAAACAAGGTGGACTTTTTCATTAATTAAGATTGCTCATATAAGACGGATTTAATGGTATCTATCACAAAACGTAAATCTTCTTCTGTTGAGGAAAGCGGTGGTGCAATAATTAATACATTGTTATACCCTGGCACGGTATCACCATTTCGACCAATAATTAATCCTTTATTTTTGCAAGCGGCGATAATCGCTCCCATAGCCCCTTCTGAGGCAGGAGTTTTTGTTGCTTTATCCTCTACTAATTCAATACCGTACAAGAAGCCTGCCCCACGAACTTCTCCTACTTTATCCAGTTCGATTAAATCACGTAATTCGCCTAGAATGGATTGGCCTAATTGCGACACACGCTCTACAATGCCCTCATTCTCTATAATTTCAATATTTTTAAGCGCTACCGCGCATGATGCCGGATGTCCACCGTACGTAGAAATATGACGCAAATGATTGTCCACACCATTTTCTTTGAATTTTTCGTAAATTTTAGAGTTTACAGCAGTCGCTCCCAACGGAAGATATCCACTTGTCAATCCTTTCGCCATTGTTATAATATCCGGTTGTACACCTTCCGAATGCATAAATCCAAACATTTTACCTGTTCTGCCAAATCCGGAAACAACTTCATCCACGATTAAGAGAACGTCATTTTTCTTACAAATTTCAGCAACTCGTTTCAAATATTCTTTGGATGGAATGATGACACCACCACCAGAAATAAAAGGTTCAAGAATAACACCGGCTACTGTATCGGCACCTTCCCAATTAATGACCTGCTCAATATAATCAGCGGCCAGGAGATCCGATTCTTGTGCATCCCCACCAAATAAAGAACGGTAGCTGTACGGCGGCGGAACGTGGAGGAATCCTGGAACTGCCGGATCATATTTCACTCTTCGATTTGCCTGAGCCGTTGCACTCAATGCGCCGAGAGTTGAACCGTGATAGGCTCGGTATCTGGATATAAATTTATACTTTCCTTGGTTTCCGTTTTGTGTATGATATTGACGAGCAATTTTGAATGCAGTTTCATTTGCTTCTGAACCGCTATTGGAGAAAAACGTTGTGTAGGAGCCTTGAAGAAGTTCACTGATCTTAGCTGATAATTCAATAGCTGGGATGTGACTAAGGGTTAGTGGAAAATACGATAGGTTCATCATTTGTTCATAAGCGGCATCTGCGATTTCTTTACGGCCATGTCCTAGATTTAAGCACCATAGCCCCGATACGCCATCCATATACTTGTCCCCGTTAATATCGGTGAACCAAGCCCCTTCACCTTTCGTTCCAATCATTGGATTTGCTTTCTCATTATAGCGTGACATAGCATGCCACAGATGCTCTTTGTCTTGCTCAATCAGGCTTTTTGTTTTCACTTCTGCTTTCATAATGTAGCCTCCTCTTTATTTTTTATTTAAATGAGAATAACTAAATGGTTACAGGAGTATTGCACAAAATTGAATCAATCGAATCATGCTTGTATCCGTGCGCATCAGCAACTGCCTTGTATGTTACTTTTCCATCCATTACATTAATGCCTTTCGCTAAAGGCTTGTTATCCAGAGCCGCTTGCTTAGGTCCTTTATTTGCGATTTGCAATCCATAAGGAGTTGTCACATTCGTTAAAGCAATGGTTGAAGTGCGTGCAACAGCTCCGGGCATATTCGCTACGGCATAATGAAGTACTCCATGCTTCTCATACGTAGGATTGCTATGGGTAGTAATACGGTCAATCGTTTCAATGGATCCCCCTTGATCAATTGCTACGTCAACAATAACCGAGCCGGGTTGCATTGTTTTAACCATCTCTTCAGTTACTAAACGCGGGGCACGCGCTCCTGGTATAAGGACAGCTCCTACAAGCAAATCAGCTTTCTTTACAGCCTCCGCAATGTTATAGTTATT
Protein-coding sequences here:
- a CDS encoding amino acid permease: MIETESQTQETGSDGLNRSLTNRQIQMLAIGGVIGVGLFYGSATAVKLAGPGVLITFVLCGILAAIVMRALGEMTVENPVAGSFSHYAGEFLGTRMGFLTGGMWWFYWVATVMSELAAIGNLVQYWFPSFPTWIPGVIGLALFTLSNMLAVRIFGEVEYWFAVLKIFAIAVFMVFGGLIILTGAFNDGQAVGLTNLWANGGFLPYGWLGVLATISLIVQVYSGIETLAVEAGESHDPGTSMRKAFRSVTLRICFFYIGSILIALSAFSWTYIVESNVSPYVLMFAKIGIPVAAGLVNLVIILSALSSCNTGVYGGSRMLYGMACKGLYSPQFTRLNRNQVPHMAVWLTAAMISIGVVITYLAPENVYIWITSASAFASLWTWGAILVSQLVSRHRANKEKKTLQFAMPLWPALPIIGLVMLLIAFVAIATSPLTRVSVFGGIGWLAILSLYYEIKLKHKIHKKDWNDIQLERGDLDAS
- a CDS encoding aminotransferase, whose protein sequence is MKAEVKTKSLIEQDKEHLWHAMSRYNEKANPMIGTKGEGAWFTDINGDKYMDGVSGLWCLNLGHGRKEIADAAYEQMMNLSYFPLTLSHIPAIELSAKISELLQGSYTTFFSNSGSEANETAFKIARQYHTQNGNQGKYKFISRYRAYHGSTLGALSATAQANRRVKYDPAVPGFLHVPPPYSYRSLFGGDAQESDLLAADYIEQVINWEGADTVAGVILEPFISGGGVIIPSKEYLKRVAEICKKNDVLLIVDEVVSGFGRTGKMFGFMHSEGVQPDIITMAKGLTSGYLPLGATAVNSKIYEKFKENGVDNHLRHISTYGGHPASCAVALKNIEIIENEGIVERVSQLGQSILGELRDLIELDKVGEVRGAGFLYGIELVEDKATKTPASEGAMGAIIAACKNKGLIIGRNGDTVPGYNNVLIIAPPLSSTEEDLRFVIDTIKSVLYEQS